The following coding sequences lie in one Sorghum bicolor cultivar BTx623 chromosome 6, Sorghum_bicolor_NCBIv3, whole genome shotgun sequence genomic window:
- the LOC8070790 gene encoding 60S ribosomal protein L37a-1 isoform X1, translated as MPMQTKRTKKAGIVGKYGTRYGASLRKQIKKMEVSQHSKYFCEFCGKFAVKRKAVGIWGCKDCGKVKAGGAYTMNTASAVTVRSTIRRLREQTEA; from the exons ATGCCTATGCAGACGAAGCGCACCAAGAAGGCCGGAATTGTTGGCAAATATG GAACCAGGTATGGTGCTAGCTTGCGTAAGCAAATCAAGAAGATGGAGGTATCTCAGCACTCCAAGTACTTCTGtgagttctgtgggaag TTTGCTGTGAAGAGGAAAGCAGTTGGTATTTGGGGATGCAAGGACTGTGGGAAGGTCAAGGCTGGTGGTGCTTACACCATGAA CACTGCTAGTGCGGTCACTGTCAGGAGCACGATCCGTCGTTTGAGGGAGCAGACTGAAGCATGA
- the LOC8070790 gene encoding 60S ribosomal protein L37a-1 isoform X2, with protein sequence MTKRTKKAGIVGKYGTRYGASLRKQIKKMEVSQHSKYFCEFCGKFAVKRKAVGIWGCKDCGKVKAGGAYTMNTASAVTVRSTIRRLREQTEA encoded by the exons ATG ACGAAGCGCACCAAGAAGGCCGGAATTGTTGGCAAATATG GAACCAGGTATGGTGCTAGCTTGCGTAAGCAAATCAAGAAGATGGAGGTATCTCAGCACTCCAAGTACTTCTGtgagttctgtgggaag TTTGCTGTGAAGAGGAAAGCAGTTGGTATTTGGGGATGCAAGGACTGTGGGAAGGTCAAGGCTGGTGGTGCTTACACCATGAA CACTGCTAGTGCGGTCACTGTCAGGAGCACGATCCGTCGTTTGAGGGAGCAGACTGAAGCATGA